The following DNA comes from Leifsonia sp. 1010.
CGCGAGATCATCGTCGTGTCGCCCCCGCTCCACGTCTTCGAGCGCGGCGGCGCCTACGGCTGGCGGTTCCGGGATGCGGCCCTCGAGCGCGCCGCCCGTTACGGCCTGCAGATGCACCCGTACTACGGCGAGGCGCGGCAGCCCGAGATCGGCCGGAGCATCAACGCCATGCTCGACGCCCGGCCCACCGCCACCGCGCTCATCGTCCACAACGACGCGACGATCGCGGCGCTGCCCTCGGTGCTCACCGCGCGCGGCGTCAGCACGCCCGACGACCTCTCGGTCGTCAGCCTCTACGCGAAGGACTTCGGCCGAGCGTTCTCCCTGCCGTACACGGCAGTCGAGAGCTCACCCGATGAGCTGGGCCGCTCCGCGGTCCGGCAGCTCGTCCGGCGGATCACCTCCCCCGATCTCGCCGGTCCGGCGGTGACGAGATTCGTCGCCCCCGAAATAACCGACCGTGGGAGCACCCGATGAACCGCCCCACGCAGCACGCTCAGCGCCCCCGGCCGGACTCGCCCCAGTGCACGATTCAAGGAGGAATACTGTGATCACCAAGAAGACCTCGCGCCTGCTCGGCGCAGCGGTCGTCGCCGCGGCGGTCGTCGCCGGCGTCGCCGCCTGCTCGGGCTCGGGCTCCGGCTCGAGCGGAAGCGCCGGAGGAACCTACACGTTCTGGGACCCGTACCCGCAGTTCGACGCATCGGCCGACTGGACGAAGCTCGTCGAGCAGTGCGGAACGGAGGCTGGAGTCACCGTGAAGCGCACCGGCTACGACACCAGCGACCTGACCAACAAGGCGCTGCTCGCGGGGCAGCAGGGCAGCTCGCCCGACCTGCTGCTCGTCGACAACCCGGTCGTCTCGACGCTGGCCGAGGCCGGCATCCTGACCACCACGTCGGAGAACAAGCTCGACACGTCCGACATCCAGAAGAACATCCTGGCCGCCGGTCAGCTGGACGGGAAGACGTACGGCGTGCCGATCGGGGCCAACACCCTGGCGCTCTACTACAACAAGGCCGTGCTGTCGGCCGCCGGTGTGGACGCGAGCTCGATCAAGGACTGGTCGACGCTCACCGACGCTCTCGCCAAGGTCACCGCCGCCGGCAAGAAGGGCATCACCTTCTCGGCGATCGGGACGGAGGAGGGCAGCTTCCAGTTCCTCCCCTGGTTCTGGGGCTCCGGCGCCGACCTGAAGAAGCTGGATTCGGACAAGGCCGAACAGGCGCTCGCGCTGTGGACGGACTGGGTGAAGAAGGGGTACGCCCCCAACTCGGTCATCAACAACACGCAGACGACGTCGTGGCAGGAGTTCGCCACCGGCGACTTCGCGTTCGGTGAGAACGGGACCTGGCAGCTGGGCAACGTGAAGAAGGCCGGGATCGACTACGGCATCCTCAGCATCCCGGCGATGGACGGGGGAGCGGCTCCCGCTCCGACCGGCGGCGAGTTCATGACGCTGCCCGTCCAGAAGGACACCGCCCGCTACGCCACCTCGAAGAAGATCGCCGAGTGCCTCACCAGCACCAAGAGCTTCGTGAAGACCGACACCACGCTCTCCTACATCGCCCCCACGGAGGCGGCGCAGAAGGAGCAGGTCGCCGCGAACCCGGAGCTGCAGCCGTGGGTCGACGCCGTCGCCGCGGCGAAGGGCCGCACCAGCGACAACCTCGGAACGAAGTACCCGAAGATCTCCAAGGAGCTCTGGACCGCGGTCCAGAACGCCCTCAGCGGAGCGCAGTCGCCCGCGGACGCCCTGAAGGCGGCCCAGACGGCAGCGGCCGCAGCCACCAAGTAACCCGAGCACGACCAGCAACGCAACTGAGGAAACACCGATGACGACAACTCAGACAGCGTCGCGCGGCACGGCCACGGACGCGGGTGGGACGGTGCGAGCCGCCGTCCCACCCGCGCCCCGGCGCCGGCGCAGGCGCGGCTCGTGGACGGCGTGGGCGTTCCTCGCCCCCGTCGTGATCTACCTGGTCGTGTTCTACGCGTGGCCGCTCTACCGCAACGTCGAGCTCAGCGTCCGCGACTACACCGTCCGGTCGTTCGTGATGGGCGACGCCCCGTTCGTCGGCTTCGACAACTACATCAAGGTGCTGCAGGATCCGACCTTCGGGCCGGCGTTCTGGCACACCGCCGTCTTCACCCTGGTCTCGATCGCGTTCCAGTTCACGATCGGGCTGGCGCTGGCGGTCTTCTTCCACCAGAACTTCCGCCTCTCGGCAACGCTGCGCGCCCTCTTCCTGGTGCCGTGGCTGCTCCCGCTGATCGTCTCCGCCTCCACCTGGTCGTGGATGCTGAACAGCGACTCCGGCGTCGTCAACGCGGCGCTCGAAGCGTTCGGCCTCCCCGGGATCAACTGGCTGACCTCGCCGGACTGGGCGCTGACCAGCGTCATCATCGCGAACATCTGGATCGGCATCCCCTTCAACCTGGTCATCCTCTATTCGGGCCTGCAGAACATCCCGCAGGAGCTGTACGAGGCGGCGTCGATCGACGGGGCCAACGGGTGGCAGCGCTTCTGGCGCGTGACGTTCCCTCTGCTTCGCCCGGTGTCGGCGATCACCCTGCTGCTCGGGCTGATCTACACGCTCAAGGTGTTCGACATCATCTGGATCATGACGCGCGGCGGCCCCGGGACGGCGTCCACGACGTTCGCGACCTGGTCGTACCAGCTCGGGTTCGCCTCGACCCTGCCGGACTTCAGCCCGGCGGCGGCGGTCGGCAACATGCTGATCATCCTCGCGCTCGTCTTCGGCTTCGTGTACATCCGCACCCAGAGGAAGCAGGACCTCGCATGAACGGCAAGCGGCCCTGGTGGAAGACCGTCGTCGGCGTCGTGCTGACGCTGGTGATGCTCTTTCCCGTCTACTGGATGATCAACGTCTCGCTGACCCCGACGAGCCTGATGCGGAAGAGCCCGCCGGACCTGTTCCCCATCCACGCCACGTTCGAGGGCTACCAGGCCGTGCTCGACCAGCAGCTGCCGTACCTCGGCACGAGCCTGCTGGTGGGTCTCGGCACCGTGATCCTCACGGTCGCGATCTCGGCTCCCGCCGCTTACTCGCTGGCGAAGCTGCGTCCGCGCGGCCGCGGCGTGCTCAACTTCCTGCTGCTCATCGCGCAGATGATCCCGGGGATCATCATGGCGATGGGGTTCTACGCGATCTACCTCAACCTCGGCATCCTGAACACGCTGTGGGGCCTGATCATCGCGGACTCGACGCTGGCCGTGCCGTTCGGTGTGCTGATCTTCAGCGCATTCATGTCCGGCATCCCCGACGAGCTGATGAACGCCGCGAAGATCGACGGCGCGAGCACGTGGCGCACATTCCGCTCGATCGTTCTGCCGGTGAGCCGCAACTCCATCGTCACGGTGTCGCTGTTCGCGTTCCTCTGGGCGTGGTCCGACTTCGTGTTCTCGTCGACGCTGAACAGCGGCGGCGCGCTGCAGACGATCACGCTCGGCATCTACAAGTACATCGGCAACAACAACCAGGAGTGGAACGCCATCATGGCGACCGCCGTGGTCGCGTCGGTGCCCGCCGCCGTGCTGCTGGTGCTGGCGCAGCGCTACGTCGCCGCTGGCGTCACAGCCGGAGCCGTGAAGGACTGACCGTGACGAACCTCAGCACCATCATGTCGACCGACGTCGCCGTCGATCTGGCCGAGATCCCGTTCTCCTCGCGAGGCAGCTGGCTCGACATCTCGCCCGTCGTCGGCACCCACCGGGTCGCAGATGATCTCCATCTCGTCAGTCACGTCACCGGGATGCACGCCGTCCTGCGGCTCACGCCGGACGCGCGCGACGCTGCCGCGGCGCGCGTCGAGGCCACCGCATCCCGCGTCGCCTGGACGGCGGGCGACGGGCTCGTGGAGGCCGTGTTCGAGCATCCCGGAGCCGTACGCTTCCGCGGCCGGGGGCTCGGGATGCGGTTCTCCGCCTCCGACGACTTGACCCCGTTCACCGGCGGCTACCTGTTCACCGACCCGGTCGACGGCGCCATCACGCTGACCAGCTACGAGACCGGCCGGCGCTACCGGTTCACGGTCCTGACCGGTTCGGCGCGGGTCGTCGGCGACGGGCTGCTCGGCAGCGGAGCCCGGGAGGTCGCGTTCGGTGCGGACGACCCGTGGGAGGTCCGGCTGGAGCAGACCGAGGCGGGCCTCCGTCCACTCGATGCCACCACATCCTTCGACGACCTGGTGCGGCACCGCCGGGCGGAGTTCGCCGCATACTGCTCCGGGCTGCTGGCCGGGACGGAGGCGACGCCGACCGCCGTGAAGGCCGCGTACGTGCTCTGGTCGGCCACCGTCGGGCCCGGCGGCTTCGTCGGTCGCGAGGCGGTGCTCATGTCGAAGCACTGGATGGACAAGGTCTGGTCGTGGGACCACTGCTTCAACGCCCTCGCCCTCGCACCGCTCGACGCCGAGGCCGCCCTCGACCAGTTCCTCCTGCCCTTCGACCATCAGGACGCGGGCGGAGCGCTGCCCGACTCGGTCACGCACTCCGAGGTGCTCTACAACTTCGTCAAGCCGCCCATCCACGGCTGGGCGTTCCGGCTCCTGCGCGAGCGCGTCTCAACGCCCTTCGACGACGGCGCCCTGCGCCTGGTGTACCGGAGGCTCTCGGCGTGGACGCGGTTCTGGCTCGACAGCCGCCGCGCACCCGGTCACGCGCTCCCGTACTACCAGCACGGCAACGACAGCGGGTGGGACAACTCCACCCTGTTCGACCGGGATCGCGTGGTCGAGTCGCCCGACCTCGCCGCGTTCCTCATCCTGCAGCTGGATGAGCTGGGCCGTCTCGCGGTCGAGCTCGGAGAGTCCGCGACCGAGTGGGAGGAGGAGCGCATCGCGATCGAGCGGGCGCTGTTCGACCAGCTGTGGGCGGGCGACCACTTCGTCGCCCGATCGGTCGCCTCCGGGCGGCCGTCCACCTCCACGAGCCTGCTCGGCACGCTGCCGATCGTGCTCGGAGACCGCCTTCCCGCCGACATCGCGTCCGCGCTCGCCGCCGCCGTCGAGGCCCACCTCACACCGTGGGGACCGGCGACCGAACTGCCCGGCTCGCCGCACTACACCGCCGACGGCTACTGGCGCGGACCGGTCTGGGCGCCGAGCACCCACCTCATCGTCGACGGCCTGCGCCGCGCCGGACACGGCGAGCTGGCCGACCGGGTCGCGGACGCCTTCCTCGCCGCCTGCGAGCGCTCCGGATTCGCCGAGAACTTCGACGCGCTGACCGGCGACGGCCTGCGCGACCGCGCCTACACCTGGACGGCCGCGGTCTACCTGCTGCTCGCCGCCCGCCGATCCTCGGGAGAACGATGACCCTCACCTCGACCGCCCTGCTCACGGGAGGACCGGTGGTCCCCTCCCGCAGCCTCCTCCGGCCGCTCGGACCGGACGAGGTCCGGATCTCGGGCGGGTTCTGGGCCGACAAGCAGCAGCTGAACGCGACCGTCATCCTCGACCACTGCGAGACGTGGATGGAGCGGATCGGCTGGATCGGCAACTTCGACCGTGCCGCCGCGGGCACGGTCGCCGAGCACCACGACGGGATCGAGTTCGTCGACTCGGAGGTCTACAAGCTGCTCGAGGCGATGGCCTGGGAGCTCGGCCGTCGTCCCGATGCGGGGCTCGAGGCTCGCTACTCGGCCCTGGTCGCCCGGGTGGCCGCTGCGCAGGAACCCGACGGCTACCTGCACACCGCGTTCGGGCGTCCGGGTCAGCGTCCGCGATACAGCGACCTCGAGTGGGGGCACGAACTGTACTGTTTCGGTCACCTCCTCCAGGCCGCTGTCGCGCGTGCCAGGAGCGGACATCCCGACGACGTGCTCGTCCGGACCGCCCGGCGGCTGGCCGACCACGTCGAGCGCGAGTTCGGCGAGGGCGGCCGCGATGCGATATGCGGTCACCCGGAGATCGAGCCGGCGCTGGTCGAGCTGGGCCGTGCCCTCGGTGAGCAGCGCTACATCGAGCTGGCGCGCATCTTCGTGGAGCGCCGCGGCCGGAGGACCCTCGCCACGACCCTGTTCCAGGGCAGCGACTACTTCCTCGACGACGTGCCGGTGCGCGATGCGACGGTGCTGCGCGGGCATGCGGTCCGTGCCGCGTACTTCACGGCGGGTGCGGCTGACGTCGCTGTCGAGACCGGCGACGACGGCCTTCTCGCCGCGGTGAAGAACCAATGGCGGCGAACGGTCGCGCACCGCACCTACCTCACGGGCGGCATCGGCTCGCACCACCAGAACGAGGAGTTCGGCGCCGACGACGAGCTGCCGCCGGACCGCGCCTACGCCGAGACCTGTGCCGCCATCGGCTCCGTCATGGTCAGCTGGCGCCTGCTCCTGCAGACCGCCGACCCGGCTCACGCCGACCTCATCGAACGGACCCTCCTCAACGCGGTGCTCGTCTCTCCCCGCGAGGACGGCCGCGCGTTCTATTACGCCAACACTCTGCACCAGCGCGAGCTGGCGTCGGAGACGCACGACGACGAGCTGAGCGAGCGCGCAGAGGCGAACCTCCGCGCGCCCTGGTTCGAGGTGTCCTGCTGCCCGACGAACGTCGCCCGCACGCTCGCGAGCGTGGGCGCCTACTTCGCGACGGCCGACGACGACGGCGTTCAACTCCACCAGTATGCGGATCTGGACGTGGACACGGCCCTCCCGGACGGCAGGCACGTCGCGCTCGCCGTGCGCACCGGATACCCCTTCGACGGTCGAGTGGTCGTCTCGGTGGCAGAAGCGGCGGACTTCACCCTGAGCCTGCGCATCCCCGCCTGGTCCCGTGGCCGGGCGCGAGCGACCCTGAACGGCGAACCCCTCCCGGTCGACGGCGACACCCTCCGTCTGCGGCGCGCCTTCGCGCAAGGGGACGAGCTGGTGCTCGACCTCGACACCTCCCCGCGGTTCACCGTCGCGCCCGACGCGGTCGACGCGGTGCGCGGGACCGTCGCGGTCGAGCGCGGACCTCTCGTCCTCTGCCTCGAGTCGGTCGATCTCCCCGAGACGGCAGCGTTCGACCGCGTCAGGATCGACACGGGAACGGCGCCGGTTTCCAGCGCGGACGGTGCGTCCGTGCGGCTGATCGTGGAAGATGGGCGCAACGACGACCTCGACGCCGCCGACCGCGTCCCCACCGACGGCTGGCCGTACCTCCGCCTCGACTCCGCCGTGACCGCCCGGTCGGGCCAGGCGGTCACGGCGGGCCTCATCCCCTACGCCCACTGGGCGAACCGCGGACCGAGCCTGATGCGGGTGTGGATCCCCGCCGCAGGCTGACGACGCTCGGCTGCCGGCGAGTCATCGGGGCCGGCAGCCGAGTCCCTCTCACCCGGGTTCCGGATTTCCTT
Coding sequences within:
- a CDS encoding extracellular solute-binding protein, translating into MITKKTSRLLGAAVVAAAVVAGVAACSGSGSGSSGSAGGTYTFWDPYPQFDASADWTKLVEQCGTEAGVTVKRTGYDTSDLTNKALLAGQQGSSPDLLLVDNPVVSTLAEAGILTTTSENKLDTSDIQKNILAAGQLDGKTYGVPIGANTLALYYNKAVLSAAGVDASSIKDWSTLTDALAKVTAAGKKGITFSAIGTEEGSFQFLPWFWGSGADLKKLDSDKAEQALALWTDWVKKGYAPNSVINNTQTTSWQEFATGDFAFGENGTWQLGNVKKAGIDYGILSIPAMDGGAAPAPTGGEFMTLPVQKDTARYATSKKIAECLTSTKSFVKTDTTLSYIAPTEAAQKEQVAANPELQPWVDAVAAAKGRTSDNLGTKYPKISKELWTAVQNALSGAQSPADALKAAQTAAAAATK
- a CDS encoding sugar ABC transporter permease, whose product is MTTTQTASRGTATDAGGTVRAAVPPAPRRRRRRGSWTAWAFLAPVVIYLVVFYAWPLYRNVELSVRDYTVRSFVMGDAPFVGFDNYIKVLQDPTFGPAFWHTAVFTLVSIAFQFTIGLALAVFFHQNFRLSATLRALFLVPWLLPLIVSASTWSWMLNSDSGVVNAALEAFGLPGINWLTSPDWALTSVIIANIWIGIPFNLVILYSGLQNIPQELYEAASIDGANGWQRFWRVTFPLLRPVSAITLLLGLIYTLKVFDIIWIMTRGGPGTASTTFATWSYQLGFASTLPDFSPAAAVGNMLIILALVFGFVYIRTQRKQDLA
- a CDS encoding carbohydrate ABC transporter permease, which produces MNGKRPWWKTVVGVVLTLVMLFPVYWMINVSLTPTSLMRKSPPDLFPIHATFEGYQAVLDQQLPYLGTSLLVGLGTVILTVAISAPAAYSLAKLRPRGRGVLNFLLLIAQMIPGIIMAMGFYAIYLNLGILNTLWGLIIADSTLAVPFGVLIFSAFMSGIPDELMNAAKIDGASTWRTFRSIVLPVSRNSIVTVSLFAFLWAWSDFVFSSTLNSGGALQTITLGIYKYIGNNNQEWNAIMATAVVASVPAAVLLVLAQRYVAAGVTAGAVKD
- a CDS encoding MGH1-like glycoside hydrolase domain-containing protein, which gives rise to MTNLSTIMSTDVAVDLAEIPFSSRGSWLDISPVVGTHRVADDLHLVSHVTGMHAVLRLTPDARDAAAARVEATASRVAWTAGDGLVEAVFEHPGAVRFRGRGLGMRFSASDDLTPFTGGYLFTDPVDGAITLTSYETGRRYRFTVLTGSARVVGDGLLGSGAREVAFGADDPWEVRLEQTEAGLRPLDATTSFDDLVRHRRAEFAAYCSGLLAGTEATPTAVKAAYVLWSATVGPGGFVGREAVLMSKHWMDKVWSWDHCFNALALAPLDAEAALDQFLLPFDHQDAGGALPDSVTHSEVLYNFVKPPIHGWAFRLLRERVSTPFDDGALRLVYRRLSAWTRFWLDSRRAPGHALPYYQHGNDSGWDNSTLFDRDRVVESPDLAAFLILQLDELGRLAVELGESATEWEEERIAIERALFDQLWAGDHFVARSVASGRPSTSTSLLGTLPIVLGDRLPADIASALAAAVEAHLTPWGPATELPGSPHYTADGYWRGPVWAPSTHLIVDGLRRAGHGELADRVADAFLAACERSGFAENFDALTGDGLRDRAYTWTAAVYLLLAARRSSGER
- a CDS encoding beta-L-arabinofuranosidase domain-containing protein; this encodes MTLTSTALLTGGPVVPSRSLLRPLGPDEVRISGGFWADKQQLNATVILDHCETWMERIGWIGNFDRAAAGTVAEHHDGIEFVDSEVYKLLEAMAWELGRRPDAGLEARYSALVARVAAAQEPDGYLHTAFGRPGQRPRYSDLEWGHELYCFGHLLQAAVARARSGHPDDVLVRTARRLADHVEREFGEGGRDAICGHPEIEPALVELGRALGEQRYIELARIFVERRGRRTLATTLFQGSDYFLDDVPVRDATVLRGHAVRAAYFTAGAADVAVETGDDGLLAAVKNQWRRTVAHRTYLTGGIGSHHQNEEFGADDELPPDRAYAETCAAIGSVMVSWRLLLQTADPAHADLIERTLLNAVLVSPREDGRAFYYANTLHQRELASETHDDELSERAEANLRAPWFEVSCCPTNVARTLASVGAYFATADDDGVQLHQYADLDVDTALPDGRHVALAVRTGYPFDGRVVVSVAEAADFTLSLRIPAWSRGRARATLNGEPLPVDGDTLRLRRAFAQGDELVLDLDTSPRFTVAPDAVDAVRGTVAVERGPLVLCLESVDLPETAAFDRVRIDTGTAPVSSADGASVRLIVEDGRNDDLDAADRVPTDGWPYLRLDSAVTARSGQAVTAGLIPYAHWANRGPSLMRVWIPAAG